CAAAAAGTAGAGTTCTCATGCCTTATACTTAATGCTAATCTTACAGTCTTACTGTTTTATATGCAACCCTCTCCTTTcagtatttttatgttttagataTCAAATTTCATAATTTCTGTGTTACGTAATGTGTTAAtgtttgtttttaaataatatggTATATGGTTTTGGTCTGTCTGAGGTAAAAACCATTTTTTATGTGATTTAGCTTCTCTTGCATCATTTTTTGTATCAGATATTGAATTACATTAACTATAGCTCTTTATCTGGGAATTCTGTTGCATACATCGTTGTTTTGTGTCATCTTGACAATTCGGATTTCCTTTTGCACTATACATCTCTGGGAAATAACTCCCATTATGAAGATAAAacttcttttatgttttttatttgagaTCAACACGTGGCTGCTAAACCATCATCATTCTTTGCCATTAATTCCCTCAAACTTAAGACTGATGGTGCTGTTGGATTGCGTTAAATATGCTGATGCATATTGGGTTCTTTTACAGGGACGGTTCGAGATTCTTTCCTTGTCTGGCTCATATATGCCAACCGAGAACGGATTCACAAGGAGCAGATCTGGTGGGATGAGTGTTTCTTTGGCAGGTCCAGATGGTCGAGTAATGGGAGGAGGACTTGCCGGTTTGCTGGTAGCTGCAGGTCCTGTGCAGGTAACTTCTGctgtaaaagaaattttgagagaatATTTATAAAGCTTGTAAAAATGTTGAAAAAATGCTTAATTAGTTCAACATCAtaaaaaaacaattatttttgttaacttATAGCTTAGTATATTAGTGTTCTAAGATTAGAATTATGATGAACTATTTAGGGCATGGTAggtttcccttttttttctgttttcttttttcactcCTATTTTCACTTATTGTTTcacaaaaaattactaaaatgaaaacaagaaacaaagagGAACATTTCACATATCAAACTTGTTTGTGGTTTTGCATCAGGTTGTTGTTGGTAGTTTCATTCCAGGTCACCAGTTAGAACATAAACAAAAGAAGCAAAGGGTGGAACACCATATATCATCAACTATATCTGCTCCACTTAATGTTCCTACTATTTCTGCTGAAGAAATGAAGATAAGTCTTGGTGGAGTGAAGCCTTTCATGACACCCCCTTCGGTTCCTTTTCAAGTCGAAAAcattcctcctcctcctcctcctgcGTTTGTCAACGGCCAATGTTCTCTGAACTCATCTGGTGACGACGATGAtgaagaagatgcctctttGCATGAGAAAGAATCTAATCCTAGTCTTTCAGATCCTGCTGGAGTTGCATGCTAAAACATGTTCTCTCCTCATGATTGACACTGATGCTGACAAAATTTGACTTGAGAAAGACGAACACGCATTCTGTCCGTTCTAAAATATCCGTTACTTTGACCGATATTTTGAAACGGAGGAAGTATATTGGAATGAGAGGTTTGAGGTTGATTTTGAGCAAGAAAAGTTGTACTCTTTGGTGCTTAGGTGGTTTAGTTAGGATATCACAAATTGGTTatgcttttcttcttcttcttctgtgtcTGTTCTTATGATGTGTCTCTAATGTTTTTTACTCATTGTTGTAGCAATTAGATGTAGGAATATGCCACGTACTTAACTTGTTTACAATTGTAGGAGAATGAAATTTGAATGTGCTTGAGGTGTTTCTGGATTGTAACCTgactatattattttatttgaaagaaaaaaattgcattttatctttttcatgtTTGATTGTTTTTCTGCTTATCTCTATATTGTTCTGTGCACCAAAGAATCTTCAGGGAATAGTGTGTAGTTGATCTCAGAAATGCTACTTTAGGGACCATTTTATCCAATTATCAAAGTTTCTtccatttttacttttttgttaaaatgATAAAGGAAAGGGAGAATAAATAGCATGAGAGTTTATTGGGGGAAAATCTGTAAAGAGTTAAGACTTAAGAGCAGTTACCTCTGCATTTGTTAAATTTAGAGACACTTTGGAGCAGTCTGGTATGAAATTACATTTTTCGTTTCCATTTTAAGTGTtctctattttcaaaatttgtgaagaaaaaaaaaagaaggtcAAAACAGACATAATTTTATCGTTTTCACTGTTCTTTTTATCTTTACAAAATTTAGAACACTGCAAATCAAAATGTAAACCAAACACACCTTAAagtacaattttcttttttcaaatataaacTCATGTTTGGCAGTTCATTCAAATTTGCACTATCTGTATCACTAAAAATGTTTTAGGATGTCAAACTTCAGAACtgatatttatgtttatttccAATTCCAATTCCCAGAAAGAGAAATAGTCTCTCCTTCTTGGCTAATGGCTAGTTCTTCCAATTTGATAAAAAGTAAGGAGAATATTGTTCTGGATTAAAGAAATTCCCACAAACTTTTTCTTTACtgcaaaagaatcaacttcaCTAAAAGAAGAAAGATTAAATGGAATCTCCACATATGCTGCTTCCAAGCATGTTCTTTACTCTTTTTGCAGTTCACTTTCTTCTCCTTATCCATCCATGTGATGTGAGCAAGAATAAAGGTTTTAGATTAGAAAAACCATTTCATATATTTCTTTCAAAATTGGCAAAAGACCAAAATAATTTATCAAGGCACTATTAGTTCTAGTTAgaacacaagaaaaaaaaattttctctatgaattaaaaaaaaaaacatctattactattattttgtTGAATGATATAATCATACAATAcattatacatacatacatcaaaatGTAACATAATGCAGATATGTTACAAGCATGTTACTTAATATAAGTTTCTTGGTATTGTTACAACATTATACCAAGCTTGATGTGATCAACAATTCTTCTTTCCATCCTTTGTTGACTTTCTCTATGAATTCCTCTACCCTTTTTCTTAACTCGTcgtcgtcctcctcctccttctcctctttttcttctttctcgtCCTCTTTTTTCACCTCTTCAACGAAGCATTCACCGTTGCCTATATTCTCAATGATGTCAACTTCAATTAGCTTCgcttctacttctacttctacttctgcttctgcttctgcttctgcttgtCGGACATATGACACCTGTATTGCTCGCAACTCGGTATCCTTTTGGACAAGAAACTTCGAGTTTGTTTCTTGTGTTTGAAGATTTGTTCCCATGGAAGGAGTGACTTCACTATTTTCTTGATGAACACTACTACTAAGGGTAGGCTTCAAGTCCACTAAGATATACACTATGATCAAATTGCAGAAGCAAAAAATGAATGCAGAACTTGAAGCTGCTTGAGTGACGAACTCCACTATAGAATCCAAcatgtttgtgaaaaaaattggaagcaacacacacacacaaaaaaaggGTACCTAAAAagtgagagaaaaaagaaagaaaaaattaagttaaaggAGGAGTATGTGTATGTGTGTGATTTGCAAAATTTCCTAGTCCTATTTATAAGACCTTGTTTGAGATTAGATGCAAACGTGTAAAGGACCTTTCACTATGTAGCAAAATTTAAGGAGATGCTTTGTGATGAGGTGTGGTGTGAAAGCTATCAGAAAATAGATTATTATCTTcactaattactaattaatttaagtCCTTAACAATGTAATGTAATTACATttgtattattataataattgatGATTAATGTGTTAATGTAGGAGGGAAGTTTCTTCCAACTGTACGTGGGACCCTTTTTAACAACTTTTAATCtcattaatttaataaaaaaagtcttTTGTTCTATTGCTAAGAACATCACATGGAACTTTCTTAGCCACTCACAGTCACAAGAACAAGGCCCTTTATGTCATAACTTGACATCACCAATCAAAACTTTTACGTGGCTTTCATTTGTTTCTCTATAAATTCGGTTGTTGATTTGGTTTATGAAATTTGAttctatgtatttttttaaggtGATTGGTTCTTATTGAAATAATTATTAGATTAGATTATGTATATTTTACTTGTAGGATAactatcaaaaatatattcgaattattttattattgataaaaatacttttaagttttgttattgacaaaaatatcctcaaataattaaaaattttgacaaaaaatctAAGCTGTGATAAGAGACTTGCTCCATTTTTTGTCACATTTAACATTTTTATCACATTCTAAAATAATTTGAGAGTATTTTTGTCGATAACAAAATTTGAAGACATTTTTATCAATATGAAAATAATTCGAGTATATTTTTTGTGGTTTATCCTCCATCTGTATTAACACAAGATATTTATATACTAgactatttttagttttattttaagttatttaattttatgtgaaTGAAATTAACTATCTCTTTAAAACTTATATACTATTTAAAGTGATTAACAATGGTTTATGAGATTTGATcatttggaaaaacaaaaaattgtacACATAGATGGAAttgatgatatttttggtgaAG
The Arachis duranensis cultivar V14167 chromosome 5, aradu.V14167.gnm2.J7QH, whole genome shotgun sequence genome window above contains:
- the LOC110281203 gene encoding uncharacterized protein LOC110281203 — protein: MLDSIVEFVTQAASSSAFIFCFCNLIIVYILVDLKPTLSSSVHQENSEVTPSMGTNLQTQETNSKFLVQKDTELRAIQVSYVRQAEAEAEAEVEVEVEAKLIEVDIIENIGNGECFVEEVKKEDEKEEKEEKEEEDDDELRKRVEEFIEKVNKGWKEELLITSSLV